Proteins encoded within one genomic window of Novosphingobium sp. EMRT-2:
- a CDS encoding TonB-dependent receptor yields MIPSRTLVNARVAYATAEKDWELAVEVRNLTNKLYYSDIFDNRGSTNFDPGRSG; encoded by the coding sequence GTGATCCCCAGCCGCACGCTGGTCAACGCCCGCGTGGCCTATGCGACGGCGGAGAAGGATTGGGAGCTGGCGGTAGAAGTCCGCAACCTGACCAACAAGCTCTACTATTCCGACATTTTCGACAATCGCGGATCGACCAATTTCGATCCAGGGCGTTCCGGGTGA